From the genome of Rhizobium sp. ZPR4:
CGAGACCGGAAAGCCGGTGCCACGCGAAGATCAAGTTAAGGGATATGAGCTTAATAAGGATGACTACATCGTCCTCGAGCCTGAGGAAGTCGCCACAGCGGTGCCGGAAAGCGACAAGATCCTGCATATCCTAGCTTTCCTGCCATGTTCCGATATCGATGACGTCTATTTCGACCGGCCCTACTATCTGGCCCCCTCCAAGCATGCCGGTGAGGAGGCATTCGCGCTCATCCGTGAGGGCATGCGTACCCGGAAGGTCGCTGCCATTGCCCAGACCGTTCTTTTTCGCCGTCTGCGAACGATGATGATCCGCGCTCATGGCAAAGGATTGATCGCCACCACATTGAACTTCGATTACGAGGTTCGCCCGGCAAAGGAAGCCTTTGAAGATGTCCCGGACATGAAGATCACGGGCGAGATGCTCGATCTTGCCAAACACATCATAGACACGAAGCAAGGCAGTTTCGATGCCAGCGAGTTCGACGATCGCTATGAGGCGGCACTTGCCGATCTCGTGAAAGCCAAGATCGAGGGCAAGGCGATGC
Proteins encoded in this window:
- a CDS encoding Ku protein; the encoded protein is MSPRAQWKGYLKVGEVSCAVALYTATSTSERISFHTLNRETGNRVRREFIDSETGKPVPREDQVKGYELNKDDYIVLEPEEVATAVPESDKILHILAFLPCSDIDDVYFDRPYYLAPSKHAGEEAFALIREGMRTRKVAAIAQTVLFRRLRTMMIRAHGKGLIATTLNFDYEVRPAKEAFEDVPDMKITGEMLDLAKHIIDTKQGSFDASEFDDRYEAALADLVKAKIEGKAMPQRKPAKPAKVTDLMEALRQSARLDGKSKARAKSGPRPRKAAKTRASSRTQRKAS